Proteins from one Nicotiana tabacum cultivar K326 chromosome 23, ASM71507v2, whole genome shotgun sequence genomic window:
- the LOC142177183 gene encoding uncharacterized protein LOC142177183, producing the protein MSAPLEINEGESTTRPSLFNGKYYSWWKARMEDFLTAGDYELWTIVNQGPFIPTKQNAQSETVPKDPSKFVAADFRMMEKTAKAKKILICGLCPDEYNRIYVCSNAKQIWDAVQTSHVGTNQVKRSKIELLMRNYELFSMKES; encoded by the coding sequence ATGAGTGCTCCACTTGAAATTAATGAAGGAGAATCAACTACCAGACCATCCCTGTTCAATGGAAAATATTACAGTTGGTGGAAAGCAAGAATGGAAGATTTCTTAACAGCTGGAGACTATGAACTATGGACCATAGTAAACCAAGGTCCTTTTATTCCTACTAAACAAAATGCACAAAGTGAAACAGTTCCTAAGGACCCCTCCAAATTTGTGGCAGCGGATTTCAGAATGATGGAGAAGACTGCAAAAGCTAAGAAAATCCTTATATGTGGACTTTGTCCTGATGAGTACAATAGAATCTATGTGTGCTCTAATGCGAAGCAAATTTGGGATGCAGTCCAAACTTCTCATGTAGGAACAAATCAAGTTAAgagatcaaaaattgaactactcATGAGAAACTATGAGCTTTTCTCCATGAAGGAGTCTTAG